Proteins encoded within one genomic window of Macaca fascicularis isolate 582-1 chromosome 16, T2T-MFA8v1.1:
- the MINK1 gene encoding misshapen-like kinase 1 isoform X40 — translation MLKKYSHHRNIATYYGAFIKKSPPGNDDQLWLVMEFCGAGSVTDLVKNTKGNALKEDCIAYICREILRGLAHLHAHKVIHRDIKGQNVLLTENAEVKLVDFGVSAQLDRTVGRRNTFIGTPYWMAPEVIACDENPDATYDYRSDIWSLGITAIEMAEGAPPLCDMHPMRALFLIPRNPPPRLKSKKWSKKFIDFIDTCLIKTYLSRPPTEQLLKFPFIRDQPTERQVRIQLKDHIDRSRKKRGEKEETEYEYSGSEEEDDSHGEEGEPSSIMNVPGESTLRREFLRLQQENKSNSEALKQQQQLQQQQQRDPEAHIKHLLHQRQRRIEEQKEERRRVEEQQRREREQRKLQEKEQQRRLEDMQVLRREEERRQAEREQEYKRKQLEEQRQSERLQRQLQQEHAYLKSLQQQQQQQQLQKQQQQQLLPGDRKPLYHYGRGMNPADKPAWAREVEERTRMNKQQNSPLAKSKPSSTGPEPSIPQASPGPAGPLSQTPPMQRPVEPQEGPHKSLVAHRVPLKPYAAPVPRSQSLQDQPTRNLAAFPASHDPDPAIPAPTATPSARGAVIRQNSDPTSEGPGPSPNPPAWVRPDNEAPPKVPQRTSSIATALNTSGAGGSRPAQAVRASNPDLRRSDPGWERSDSVLPASHGHLPQAGSLERNRVGASSKLDSSPVLSPGNKAKPDDHRSRPGRPASYKRAIGEDFVLLKERTLDEAPRPPKKAMDYSSSSEEVESSEDDEEEGEGGPSEGSRDTPGGRDGDTDSVSTMVVHDVEEITGTQPPYGGGTMVVQRTPEEERNLLHADSNGYTNLPDVVQPSHSPTENSKGQSPPSKDGSSDYQSRGLVKAPGKSSFTMFVDLGIYQPGGSGDTIPITALVGGEGTRLDQLQYDVRKGSVVNVNPTNTRAHSETPEIRKYKKRFNSEILCAALWGVNLLVGTENGLMLLDRSGQGKVYGLIGRRRFQQMDVLEGLNLLITISGKRNKLRVYYLSWLRNKILHNDPEVEKKQGWTTVGDMEGCGHYRVVKYERIKFLVIALKSSVEVYAWAPKPYHKFMAFKSFADLPHRPLLVDLTVEEGQRLKVIYGSSAGFHAVDVDSGNSYDIYIPVHIQSQITPHAIIFLPNTDGMEMLLCYEDEGVYVNTYGRIIKDVVLQWGEMPTSVAYICSNQIMGWGEKAIEIRSVETGHLDGVFMHKRAQRLKFLCERNDKVFFASVRSGGSSQVYFMTLNRNCIMNW, via the exons ATGCTGAAAAAATACTCTCATCACCGCAACATTGCCACCTACTATGGAGCCTTCATCAAGAAGAGCCCCCCGGGAAACGATGACCAGCTCTGG CTGGTGATGGAGTTCTGTGGTGCTGGTTCAGTGACTGACCTGGTGAAGAACACGAAAGGAAACGCCCTGAAGGAGGACTGTATCGCCTACATCTGCAGGGAGATCCTCAGG GGTCTGGCCCATCTCCATGCCCACAAGGTCATCCATCGAGACATCAAGGGGCAGAATGTGCTGCTGACAGAGAATGCTGAGGTCAAGCTAG TGGATTTTGGGGTGAGTGCTCAGCTGGACCGCACCGTGGGCAGACGGAACACTTTCATTGGGACTCCCTACTGGATGGCTCCAGAGGTCATCGCCTGTGATGAGAACCCCGATGCCACCTACGATTACAGG AGTGACATTTGGTCTCTAGGAATCACAGCCATCGAGATGGCAGAGGGAGCCCCCC CTCTGTGTGACATGCACCCCATGCGGGCCCTCTTCCTCATTCCTCGGAACCCTCCGCCCAGACTCAAGTCCAAGAAGTG GTCTAAGAAGTTCATTGACTTCATTGACACATGTCTCATCAAGACTTACCTGAGCCGCCCACCCACGGAGCAGCTGCTGAAGTTTCCCTTCATCCGGGACCAGCCCACGGAGCGGCAGGTCCGCATCCAGCTTAAGGACCACATTGACCGATCCCGGAAGAAGCGGGGTGAGAAAG AGGAGACAGAATATGAGTACAGCGGCAGCGAGGAGGAAGACGACAGCCATGGAGAGGAAGGAGAGCCAAG CTCCATCATGAACGTGCCTGGAGAGTCGACTCTACGCCGGGAATTTCTCCGCCTCCAGCAGGAAAATAAGAGCAACTCAGAGGCTttaaaacagcagcagcagctgcagcagcagcagcagcgagACCCCGAGGCACACATCAAACACCTGCTGCACCAGCGGCAGAGGCGCATAGAGGAGCAGAAGGAGGAGCGGCGCCGCGTGGAGGAG CAACAGCGGCGGGAGCGGGAGCAGCGGAAGCTGCAGGAGAAGGAGCAGCAGCGGCGGCTGGAGGACATGCAGGTTCTGCGGCGGGAGGAGGAGCGGCGGCAGGCGGAGCGCGAGCAG GAATACAAGCGGAAGCAGCTGGAGGAGCAGCGGCAGTCAGAGCGTCTCCAGAGGcagctgcagcaggagcatgCCTACCTCAAGTCcctgcagcagcagcaacagcagcagcagcttcagaaacagcagcagcagcagctcctgcCCGGGGACAGGAAGCCCCTGTACCATTATGGTCGGGGCATGAATCCCGCTGACAAACCAGCCTGGGCCCGAGAG GTAGAAGAGAGAACAAGGATGAACAAGCAGCAGAACTCTCCCTTGGCCAAGAGCAAGCCAAGCAGCACGGGGCCTGAGCCCTCCATCCCCCAGGCCTCCCCCGGGCCTGCAGGACCCCTTTCCCAGACTCCTCCTATGCAGAGGCCGGTGGAGCCCCAGGAGGGACCGCACAAG AGCCTGGTGGCGCACCGGGTCCCACTGAAGCCATATGCAGCACCTGTGCCCCGATCCCAGTCCCTGCAGGACCAGCCCACCCGAAACCTGGCTGCCTTCCCAGCCTCCCATGACCCCGACCCTGCCATCCCTGCACCCACTGCCACGCCCAGTGCCCGAGGAGCTGTCATCCGCCAGAATTCAGACCCCACCTCTGAAGGACCTGGCCCCAGCCCGAACCCCCCAGCCTGGGTCCGCCCAGATAACGAGGCCCCACCCAAG GTGCCTCAGAGGACCTCATCTATCGCCACTGCCCTTAACACCAGTGGGGCCGGAGGATCCCGGCCAGCCCAGGCAGTCCGTGCCAG TAACCCCGACCTCAGGAGGAGCGACCCTGGCTGGGAACGCTCGGACAGTGTCCTCCCGGCCTCGCACGGGCACCTCCCCCAGGCCGGCTCACTGGAGCGGAACCGCGTGGGAG CCTCCTCCAAACTGGACAGCTCCCCAGTGCTCTCTCCTGGGAATAAAGCCAAGCCCGATGACCACCGCTCGCGGCCAGGCCGGCCCGCA AGCTATAAGCGAGCAATTGGTGAG GACTTCGTGTTGCTGAAAGAGCGGACCCTGGACGAggcccctcggcctcccaagaaggCCATGGACTACTCATCGTCCAGCGAGGAGGTGGAGAGCAGTGAGGATGACGAGGAGGAAGGCGAAGGCGGGCCATCAGAGGGGAGCAGAGACACCCCTGGGGGCCG CGATGGGGATACAGACAGCGTCAGCACCATGGTGGTCCACGACGTCGAGGAGATCACCGGGACCCAGCCCCCATACGGGGGCGGCACCATGGTGGTCCAGCGT ACCCCTGAAGAGGAGCGGAACCTGCTGCATGCTGACAGCAACGGGTATACAAACCTGCCTGACGTGGTGCAGCCCAGCCACTCACCCACCGAGAACAGCAAAGGCCAAAGCCCGCCCTCGAAGGATGGGAGCAGTGAC TACCAGTCTCGTGGGCTGGTAAAGGCCCCTGGCAAGAGCTCGTTCACGATGTTTGTGGATTTAGGGATCTACCAGCCTGGAGGCAGTGGGGACACCATCCCCATCACAG CCCTAGTGGGTGGAGAGGGCACTCGGCTCGACCAGCTGCAGTACGACGTGAGGAAGGGCTCTGTGGTCAACGTGAATCCCACCAACACCCGGGCCCACAGTGAGACCCCTGAGATCCGGAAGTACAAGAAGCGATTCAACTCTGAGATCCTGTGTGCAGCCCTTTGGG GGGTCAACCTGCTGGTGGGCACGGAGAACGGGCTGATGTTGCTGGACCGAAGTGGGCAGGGCAAGGTGTACGGACTCATTGGGCGGCGACGCTTCCAGCAGATGGACGTGCTGGAGGGGCTCAACCTGCTCATCACCATCTCAG GGAAAAGGAACAAACTGCGGGTGTATTACCTGTCTTGGCTCCGGAACAAGATTCTGCACAATGACCCAGAGGTGGAGAAGAAGCAGGGCTGGACCACCGTCGGGGACATGGAGGGCTGCGGGCACTACCGTGTCG TGAAATACGAGCGGATTAAGTTCCTGGTCATCGCCCTCAAGAGCTCCGTGGAGGTGTACGCCTGGGCCCCGAAACCCTACCACAAATTCATGGCCTTCAAG TCCTTTGCCGACCTCCCTCACCGCCCTCTGCTGGTCGACCTGACAGTAGAGGAGGGGCAGCGGCTCAAGGTCATCTATGGCTCCAGTGCTGGCTTCCATGCTGTGGATGTCGACTCGGGGAACAGCTATGACATCTACATCCCTGTGCAC ATCCAGAGCCAGATCACGCCCCATGCCATCATTTTCCTCCCCAACACCGACGGCATGGAGATGCTGCTGTGCTACGAGGACGAGGGTGTCTACGTCAACACGTACGGGCGGATCATTAAGGATGTGGTGCTGCAGTGGGGAGAGATGCCCACCTCTGTGG CCTACATCTGCTCCAACCAGATAATGGGCTGGGGTGAGAAAGCCATTGAGATCCGCTCTGTGGAGACGGGCCACCTGGACGGGGTCTTCATGCACAAACGAGCCCAGAGGCTCAAGTTCCTGTGTGAGCGGAATGACAAG GTGTTTTTTGCCTCAGTCCGCTCTGGGGGCAGCAGCCAAGTTTACTTCATGACTCTGAACCGTAACTGCATCATGAACTGGTGA
- the MINK1 gene encoding misshapen-like kinase 1 isoform X36 — protein MLKKYSHHRNIATYYGAFIKKSPPGNDDQLWLVMEFCGAGSVTDLVKNTKGNALKEDCIAYICREILRGLAHLHAHKVIHRDIKGQNVLLTENAEVKLVDFGVSAQLDRTVGRRNTFIGTPYWMAPEVIACDENPDATYDYRSDIWSLGITAIEMAEGAPPLCDMHPMRALFLIPRNPPPRLKSKKWSKKFIDFIDTCLIKTYLSRPPTEQLLKFPFIRDQPTERQVRIQLKDHIDRSRKKRGEKEETEYEYSGSEEEDDSHGEEGEPSSIMNVPGESTLRREFLRLQQENKSNSEALKQQQQLQQQQQRDPEAHIKHLLHQRQRRIEEQKEERRRVEEQQRREREQRKLQEKEQQRRLEDMQVLRREEERRQAEREQEYKRKQLEEQRQSERLQRQLQQEHAYLKSLQQQQQQQQLQKQQQQQLLPGDRKPLYHYGRGMNPADKPAWAREVEERTRMNKQQNSPLAKSKPSSTGPEPSIPQASPGPAGPLSQTPPMQRPVEPQEGPHKSLVAHRVPLKPYAAPVPRSQSLQDQPTRNLAAFPASHDPDPAIPAPTATPSARGAVIRQNSDPTSEGPGPSPNPPAWVRPDNEAPPKVPQRTSSIATALNTSGAGGSRPAQAVRARPRSNSAWQIYLQRRAERGTPKPPGPPAQPPGPPNASSNPDLRRSDPGWERSDSVLPASHGHLPQAGSLERNRVGASSKLDSSPVLSPGNKAKPDDHRSRPGRPADFVLLKERTLDEAPRPPKKAMDYSSSSEEVESSEDDEEEGEGGPSEGSRDTPGGRDGDTDSVSTMVVHDVEEITGTQPPYGGGTMVVQRTPEEERNLLHADSNGYTNLPDVVQPSHSPTENSKGQSPPSKDGSSDYQSRGLVKAPGKSSFTMFVDLGIYQPGGSGDTIPITALVGGEGTRLDQLQYDVRKGSVVNVNPTNTRAHSETPEIRKYKKRFNSEILCAALWGVNLLVGTENGLMLLDRSGQGKVYGLIGRRRFQQMDVLEGLNLLITISGKRNKLRVYYLSWLRNKILHNDPEVEKKQGWTTVGDMEGCGHYRVVKYERIKFLVIALKSSVEVYAWAPKPYHKFMAFKSFADLPHRPLLVDLTVEEGQRLKVIYGSSAGFHAVDVDSGNSYDIYIPVHIQSQITPHAIIFLPNTDGMEMLLCYEDEGVYVNTYGRIIKDVVLQWGEMPTSVAYICSNQIMGWGEKAIEIRSVETGHLDGVFMHKRAQRLKFLCERNDKVFFASVRSGGSSQVYFMTLNRNCIMNW, from the exons ATGCTGAAAAAATACTCTCATCACCGCAACATTGCCACCTACTATGGAGCCTTCATCAAGAAGAGCCCCCCGGGAAACGATGACCAGCTCTGG CTGGTGATGGAGTTCTGTGGTGCTGGTTCAGTGACTGACCTGGTGAAGAACACGAAAGGAAACGCCCTGAAGGAGGACTGTATCGCCTACATCTGCAGGGAGATCCTCAGG GGTCTGGCCCATCTCCATGCCCACAAGGTCATCCATCGAGACATCAAGGGGCAGAATGTGCTGCTGACAGAGAATGCTGAGGTCAAGCTAG TGGATTTTGGGGTGAGTGCTCAGCTGGACCGCACCGTGGGCAGACGGAACACTTTCATTGGGACTCCCTACTGGATGGCTCCAGAGGTCATCGCCTGTGATGAGAACCCCGATGCCACCTACGATTACAGG AGTGACATTTGGTCTCTAGGAATCACAGCCATCGAGATGGCAGAGGGAGCCCCCC CTCTGTGTGACATGCACCCCATGCGGGCCCTCTTCCTCATTCCTCGGAACCCTCCGCCCAGACTCAAGTCCAAGAAGTG GTCTAAGAAGTTCATTGACTTCATTGACACATGTCTCATCAAGACTTACCTGAGCCGCCCACCCACGGAGCAGCTGCTGAAGTTTCCCTTCATCCGGGACCAGCCCACGGAGCGGCAGGTCCGCATCCAGCTTAAGGACCACATTGACCGATCCCGGAAGAAGCGGGGTGAGAAAG AGGAGACAGAATATGAGTACAGCGGCAGCGAGGAGGAAGACGACAGCCATGGAGAGGAAGGAGAGCCAAG CTCCATCATGAACGTGCCTGGAGAGTCGACTCTACGCCGGGAATTTCTCCGCCTCCAGCAGGAAAATAAGAGCAACTCAGAGGCTttaaaacagcagcagcagctgcagcagcagcagcagcgagACCCCGAGGCACACATCAAACACCTGCTGCACCAGCGGCAGAGGCGCATAGAGGAGCAGAAGGAGGAGCGGCGCCGCGTGGAGGAG CAACAGCGGCGGGAGCGGGAGCAGCGGAAGCTGCAGGAGAAGGAGCAGCAGCGGCGGCTGGAGGACATGCAGGTTCTGCGGCGGGAGGAGGAGCGGCGGCAGGCGGAGCGCGAGCAG GAATACAAGCGGAAGCAGCTGGAGGAGCAGCGGCAGTCAGAGCGTCTCCAGAGGcagctgcagcaggagcatgCCTACCTCAAGTCcctgcagcagcagcaacagcagcagcagcttcagaaacagcagcagcagcagctcctgcCCGGGGACAGGAAGCCCCTGTACCATTATGGTCGGGGCATGAATCCCGCTGACAAACCAGCCTGGGCCCGAGAG GTAGAAGAGAGAACAAGGATGAACAAGCAGCAGAACTCTCCCTTGGCCAAGAGCAAGCCAAGCAGCACGGGGCCTGAGCCCTCCATCCCCCAGGCCTCCCCCGGGCCTGCAGGACCCCTTTCCCAGACTCCTCCTATGCAGAGGCCGGTGGAGCCCCAGGAGGGACCGCACAAG AGCCTGGTGGCGCACCGGGTCCCACTGAAGCCATATGCAGCACCTGTGCCCCGATCCCAGTCCCTGCAGGACCAGCCCACCCGAAACCTGGCTGCCTTCCCAGCCTCCCATGACCCCGACCCTGCCATCCCTGCACCCACTGCCACGCCCAGTGCCCGAGGAGCTGTCATCCGCCAGAATTCAGACCCCACCTCTGAAGGACCTGGCCCCAGCCCGAACCCCCCAGCCTGGGTCCGCCCAGATAACGAGGCCCCACCCAAG GTGCCTCAGAGGACCTCATCTATCGCCACTGCCCTTAACACCAGTGGGGCCGGAGGATCCCGGCCAGCCCAGGCAGTCCGTGCCAG ACCTCGCAGCAACTCCGCCTGGCAAATCTATCTGCAAAGGCGGGCAGAGCGGGGCACCCCAAAGCCTCCAGGGCCCCCTGCTCAGCCCCCTGGCCCGCCCAACGCCTCTAG TAACCCCGACCTCAGGAGGAGCGACCCTGGCTGGGAACGCTCGGACAGTGTCCTCCCGGCCTCGCACGGGCACCTCCCCCAGGCCGGCTCACTGGAGCGGAACCGCGTGGGAG CCTCCTCCAAACTGGACAGCTCCCCAGTGCTCTCTCCTGGGAATAAAGCCAAGCCCGATGACCACCGCTCGCGGCCAGGCCGGCCCGCA GACTTCGTGTTGCTGAAAGAGCGGACCCTGGACGAggcccctcggcctcccaagaaggCCATGGACTACTCATCGTCCAGCGAGGAGGTGGAGAGCAGTGAGGATGACGAGGAGGAAGGCGAAGGCGGGCCATCAGAGGGGAGCAGAGACACCCCTGGGGGCCG CGATGGGGATACAGACAGCGTCAGCACCATGGTGGTCCACGACGTCGAGGAGATCACCGGGACCCAGCCCCCATACGGGGGCGGCACCATGGTGGTCCAGCGT ACCCCTGAAGAGGAGCGGAACCTGCTGCATGCTGACAGCAACGGGTATACAAACCTGCCTGACGTGGTGCAGCCCAGCCACTCACCCACCGAGAACAGCAAAGGCCAAAGCCCGCCCTCGAAGGATGGGAGCAGTGAC TACCAGTCTCGTGGGCTGGTAAAGGCCCCTGGCAAGAGCTCGTTCACGATGTTTGTGGATTTAGGGATCTACCAGCCTGGAGGCAGTGGGGACACCATCCCCATCACAG CCCTAGTGGGTGGAGAGGGCACTCGGCTCGACCAGCTGCAGTACGACGTGAGGAAGGGCTCTGTGGTCAACGTGAATCCCACCAACACCCGGGCCCACAGTGAGACCCCTGAGATCCGGAAGTACAAGAAGCGATTCAACTCTGAGATCCTGTGTGCAGCCCTTTGGG GGGTCAACCTGCTGGTGGGCACGGAGAACGGGCTGATGTTGCTGGACCGAAGTGGGCAGGGCAAGGTGTACGGACTCATTGGGCGGCGACGCTTCCAGCAGATGGACGTGCTGGAGGGGCTCAACCTGCTCATCACCATCTCAG GGAAAAGGAACAAACTGCGGGTGTATTACCTGTCTTGGCTCCGGAACAAGATTCTGCACAATGACCCAGAGGTGGAGAAGAAGCAGGGCTGGACCACCGTCGGGGACATGGAGGGCTGCGGGCACTACCGTGTCG TGAAATACGAGCGGATTAAGTTCCTGGTCATCGCCCTCAAGAGCTCCGTGGAGGTGTACGCCTGGGCCCCGAAACCCTACCACAAATTCATGGCCTTCAAG TCCTTTGCCGACCTCCCTCACCGCCCTCTGCTGGTCGACCTGACAGTAGAGGAGGGGCAGCGGCTCAAGGTCATCTATGGCTCCAGTGCTGGCTTCCATGCTGTGGATGTCGACTCGGGGAACAGCTATGACATCTACATCCCTGTGCAC ATCCAGAGCCAGATCACGCCCCATGCCATCATTTTCCTCCCCAACACCGACGGCATGGAGATGCTGCTGTGCTACGAGGACGAGGGTGTCTACGTCAACACGTACGGGCGGATCATTAAGGATGTGGTGCTGCAGTGGGGAGAGATGCCCACCTCTGTGG CCTACATCTGCTCCAACCAGATAATGGGCTGGGGTGAGAAAGCCATTGAGATCCGCTCTGTGGAGACGGGCCACCTGGACGGGGTCTTCATGCACAAACGAGCCCAGAGGCTCAAGTTCCTGTGTGAGCGGAATGACAAG GTGTTTTTTGCCTCAGTCCGCTCTGGGGGCAGCAGCCAAGTTTACTTCATGACTCTGAACCGTAACTGCATCATGAACTGGTGA